A single window of Nicotiana sylvestris chromosome 3, ASM39365v2, whole genome shotgun sequence DNA harbors:
- the LOC104219780 gene encoding 5-formyltetrahydrofolate cyclo-ligase, mitochondrial-like isoform X2: MTNPWTVATSATAVGLSSTRFFFTRSAILRRQPSPCYGVATMSATGEQNFSSDAAHLETIFKQKKALRSVVKRDLKSMDPTLRSQEDEAIQRIVMEAPWFKACKRLCAYISCSALREVDTTRILSHILGSHSEMQKKLFVPRVEDRNRNMRMLHISSTNDLIANSMDILEPAPVDADGNEREDVLFANEPVDLFLLPGLAFDKAGRRLGRGGGYYDTFLSRYQELAMERNWKQPLKIALCYSVQIVDEGTIPLTPNDILVDALVSPSGVIPISPAALEIHH, from the exons ATGACCAATCCTTGGACAGTAGCCACGTCAGCTACTGCGGTGGGACTATCCAGCACCCGCTTCTTTTTCACCCGCTCCGCCATCCTCCGCCGTCAACCCTCACCGTGTTACGGCGTGGCCACCATGAGCGCCACCggagaacaaaacttcagttcGGACGCTGCCCATTTGGAAACAATTTTCAAGCAGAAAAAGGCCCTCCGTTCTGTTGTGAAAAGAGATCTCAAGTCCATGGATCCCACCCTTAGATCCCAAGAAG ATGAAGCAATACAAAGGATTGTAATGGAGGCTCCATGGTTTAAGGCTTGCAAGAGATTGTGTGCTTACATAAGCTGTAGTGCTTTGCGAGAAGTAGATACAACCCGAATACTATCTCATATTCTCGGAAGCCATTCAGAG ATGCAAAAGAAGCTTTTTGTTCCAAGAGTGGAGGATAGGAACAGAAACATGCGAATGCTTCACATCTCAAGCACTAACGATTTGATTGCAAATTCAATGGACATTCTGGAACCAGCTCCAGTCGATGCTGATGGAAATGAACGTGAAGATG TATTGTTCGCAAATGAGCCTGTTGATTTGTTTCTTTTACCTG GACTTGCATTTGATAAAGCTGGAAGACGGTTGGGCCGCGGTGGAGG TTACTACGACACCTTTTTGTCAAGATATCAAGAGCTTGCAATGGAGCGGAATTGGAAGCAACCTCTCAAAA TTGCACTTTGTTACTCAGTGCAGATAGTGGATGAGGGTACTATACCACTAACTCCAAATGATATTCTTGTGGATGCACTTGTATCACCTTCCGGTGTGATTCCTATTAGTCCAGCTGCGCTGGAGATACACCATTGA
- the LOC104219780 gene encoding 5-formyltetrahydrofolate cyclo-ligase, mitochondrial-like isoform X1, which yields MTNPWTVATSATAVGLSSTRFFFTRSAILRRQPSPCYGVATMSATGEQNFSSDAAHLETIFKQKKALRSVVKRDLKSMDPTLRSQEDEAIQRIVMEAPWFKACKRLCAYISCSALREVDTTRILSHILGSHSEDLQMQKKLFVPRVEDRNRNMRMLHISSTNDLIANSMDILEPAPVDADGNEREDVLFANEPVDLFLLPGLAFDKAGRRLGRGGGYYDTFLSRYQELAMERNWKQPLKIALCYSVQIVDEGTIPLTPNDILVDALVSPSGVIPISPAALEIHH from the exons ATGACCAATCCTTGGACAGTAGCCACGTCAGCTACTGCGGTGGGACTATCCAGCACCCGCTTCTTTTTCACCCGCTCCGCCATCCTCCGCCGTCAACCCTCACCGTGTTACGGCGTGGCCACCATGAGCGCCACCggagaacaaaacttcagttcGGACGCTGCCCATTTGGAAACAATTTTCAAGCAGAAAAAGGCCCTCCGTTCTGTTGTGAAAAGAGATCTCAAGTCCATGGATCCCACCCTTAGATCCCAAGAAG ATGAAGCAATACAAAGGATTGTAATGGAGGCTCCATGGTTTAAGGCTTGCAAGAGATTGTGTGCTTACATAAGCTGTAGTGCTTTGCGAGAAGTAGATACAACCCGAATACTATCTCATATTCTCGGAAGCCATTCAGAG GATTTGCAGATGCAAAAGAAGCTTTTTGTTCCAAGAGTGGAGGATAGGAACAGAAACATGCGAATGCTTCACATCTCAAGCACTAACGATTTGATTGCAAATTCAATGGACATTCTGGAACCAGCTCCAGTCGATGCTGATGGAAATGAACGTGAAGATG TATTGTTCGCAAATGAGCCTGTTGATTTGTTTCTTTTACCTG GACTTGCATTTGATAAAGCTGGAAGACGGTTGGGCCGCGGTGGAGG TTACTACGACACCTTTTTGTCAAGATATCAAGAGCTTGCAATGGAGCGGAATTGGAAGCAACCTCTCAAAA TTGCACTTTGTTACTCAGTGCAGATAGTGGATGAGGGTACTATACCACTAACTCCAAATGATATTCTTGTGGATGCACTTGTATCACCTTCCGGTGTGATTCCTATTAGTCCAGCTGCGCTGGAGATACACCATTGA
- the LOC104219780 gene encoding 5-formyltetrahydrofolate cyclo-ligase, mitochondrial-like isoform X3 produces MTNPWTVATSATAVGLSSTRFFFTRSAILRRQPSPCYGVATMSATGEQNFSSDAAHLETIFKQKKALRSVVKRDLKSMDPTLRSQEDEAIQRIVMEAPWFKACKRLCAYISCSALREVDTTRILSHILGSHSEDLQMQKKLFVPRVEDRNRNMRMLHISSTNDLIANSMDILEPAPVDADGNEREDVLFANEPVDLFLLPVTTTPFCQDIKSLQWSGIGSNLSKLHFVTQCR; encoded by the exons ATGACCAATCCTTGGACAGTAGCCACGTCAGCTACTGCGGTGGGACTATCCAGCACCCGCTTCTTTTTCACCCGCTCCGCCATCCTCCGCCGTCAACCCTCACCGTGTTACGGCGTGGCCACCATGAGCGCCACCggagaacaaaacttcagttcGGACGCTGCCCATTTGGAAACAATTTTCAAGCAGAAAAAGGCCCTCCGTTCTGTTGTGAAAAGAGATCTCAAGTCCATGGATCCCACCCTTAGATCCCAAGAAG ATGAAGCAATACAAAGGATTGTAATGGAGGCTCCATGGTTTAAGGCTTGCAAGAGATTGTGTGCTTACATAAGCTGTAGTGCTTTGCGAGAAGTAGATACAACCCGAATACTATCTCATATTCTCGGAAGCCATTCAGAG GATTTGCAGATGCAAAAGAAGCTTTTTGTTCCAAGAGTGGAGGATAGGAACAGAAACATGCGAATGCTTCACATCTCAAGCACTAACGATTTGATTGCAAATTCAATGGACATTCTGGAACCAGCTCCAGTCGATGCTGATGGAAATGAACGTGAAGATG TATTGTTCGCAAATGAGCCTGTTGATTTGTTTCTTTTACCTG TTACTACGACACCTTTTTGTCAAGATATCAAGAGCTTGCAATGGAGCGGAATTGGAAGCAACCTCTCAAAA TTGCACTTTGTTACTCAGTGCAGATAG
- the LOC104219754 gene encoding probable myosin-binding protein 5 isoform X2: protein MASRSFKRLVEQKMGRVGVFFIYAILEWAMIIILFIDGFLAFFTNEFAKFFELKVPCLLCTRIDHIFIKRNSSFYYNDSICEVHKKDISSLAYCHVHKKLSDIRNMCEGCLLSFATEKDSDCDRYKSLVGILHKDIDCFMDGDDQRVSIKSVKNEDEVIKTGTVVVLRCSCCGEPLKLRSKYTRDLSINENIYSQAPAPSPRSPLTTWRNEESRNLELPHVRYTELKFTSDNDSDLPDDEGHQNAGRDDINAATDPEDIHDESCKTPNSARNKIFGIPLSDSAQASPKWPYRPKKLGGDKSEFISDANDTSAANEADDDILHRLKRQVRLDRKSLMELYMELDEERSASAVAANNAMAMITRLQAEKAAVQMEALQYQRMMEEQAEYDQEALQVMKDLVLKREEEIKVLEAELETYREKYGHVKRVGSEVCEVDADDDYQELKSHSVSSFGERSECGSPRDMDQDGVNEFHIERPGKYGEGTVDESNLDFENERSYLQDLLTNLEKKIKIPPDVESHVLESNVIQDRGNENKVTLTREVSLIRERLRAVEAESGFLKHAARTLQRGGEGTKLLTEIAQHLRELRYPDTATGNADA from the exons ATGGCTTCGCGATCTTTCAAGCGTTTGGTTGAACAGAAGATGGGAAGAGTTGGGGTTTTCTTCATATACGCTATTCTTGAATGGGCGATGATCATTATTCTTTTCATTGATGGTTTTCTTGCATTTTTCACCAATGAATTCGCCAAGTTCTTTGAATTGAAAGTTCCCTGCCTGCTATGCACGAGGATCGATCATATTTTCATTAAAAGGAACTCTAGTTTTTATTATAATGATTCCATTTGTGAAGTTCACAAAAAGGACATCTCTTCCCTTGCGTATTGTCATGTCCACAAGAAGCTTTCTGATATTAGGAACATGTGTGAAGGCTGCCTTCTCTCGTTTGCAACAGAGAAGGATTCTGATTGTGATAGGTATAAGTCATTAGTTGGGATTTTGCATAAAGACATTGATTGCTTTATGGATGGAGATGATCAGAGAGTTTCCATAAAATCAGTGAAGAATGAAGATGAAGTCATCAAAACTGGAACTGTTGTTGTCCTGAGGTGTTCTTGTTGTGGGGAGCCTCTGAAACTGAGGTCTAAATATACGCGGGACTTGTCTATAAATGAAAATATTTATTCACAAGCTCCTGCCCCGTCTCCTCGATCTCCCTTGACAACATGGAGAAATGAGGAATCGCGCAATCTAGAATTGCCTCATGTTCGGTACACAGAGCTGAAGTTTACCTCAGATAATGACTCCGACCTTCCAGATGATGAGGGTCACCAAAATGCAG GTAGAGATGATATTAATGCAGCTACAGATCCTGAGGACATACATGATGAATCTTGCAAAACCCCAAATTCTGCAAGAAACAAAATCTTTGGGATCCCATTGTCAGACTCAGCTCAAGCCAGTCCTAAGTGGCCttataggcccaaaaaattggGTGGTGATAAGAGTGAATTCATTTCAGATGCTAATGACACGAGTGCAGCGAATGAGGCAGATGATGATATCTTGCATCGCTTGAAGAGGCAGGTTCGTCTGGACCGAAAGTCTCTCATGGAACTGTACATGGAATTGGATGAAGAAAGAAGTGCCTCTGCTGTTGCAGCAAACAATGCCATGGCCATGATCACGCGCTTGCAAGCAGAGAAGGCAGCTGTCCAAATGGAAGCTTTGCAATATCAGAGAATGATGGAAGAGCAGGCTGAATATGACCAAGAGGCCTTACAAGTCATGAAAGATCTTGTTTTAAAGAGGGAGGAGGAGATAAAGGTATTGGAAGCTGAACTTGAGACCTACAGGGAGAAATATGGACATGTCAAGAGAGTAGGTAGTGAGGTCTGTGAAGTCGATGCGGATGATGATTATCAAGAGTTGAAATCTCATTCTGTATCATCCTTCGGTGAAAGATCAGAATGTGGCAGTCCTCGTGATATGGATCAGGATGGAGTAAACGAGTTCCATATTGAACGTCCTGGGAAATATGGAGAGGGAACTGTTGATGAATCAAACCTTGATTTTGAGAATGAGAGATCTTATCTACAGGATTTGTTGACAAACCTTGAAAAGAAGATTAAAATACCTCCGGATGTTGAATCTCATGTGTTAGAATCAAATGTGATTCAAGACAGAG GGAATGAGAATAAGGTTACCCTTACAAGAGAAGTGTCTCTAATCAGAGAGAGATTGAGAGCTGTCGAAGCAGAAAGTGGCTTCTTAAAACACGCAGCCAGGACATTACAGAGGGGTGGAGAAGGAACCAAACTCTTGACTGAGATAGCTCAACATCTGCGGGAGCTTAGATACCCTGATACAGCAACAGGGAATGCAGATGCATGA
- the LOC104219754 gene encoding probable myosin-binding protein 5 isoform X1, with translation MASRSFKRLVEQKMGRVGVFFIYAILEWAMIIILFIDGFLAFFTNEFAKFFELKVPCLLCTRIDHIFIKRNSSFYYNDSICEVHKKDISSLAYCHVHKKLSDIRNMCEGCLLSFATEKDSDCDRYKSLVGILHKDIDCFMDGDDQRVSIKSVKNEDEVIKTGTVVVLRCSCCGEPLKLRSKYTRDLSINENIYSQAPAPSPRSPLTTWRNEESRNLELPHVRYTELKFTSDNDSDLPDDEGHQNAAGRDDINAATDPEDIHDESCKTPNSARNKIFGIPLSDSAQASPKWPYRPKKLGGDKSEFISDANDTSAANEADDDILHRLKRQVRLDRKSLMELYMELDEERSASAVAANNAMAMITRLQAEKAAVQMEALQYQRMMEEQAEYDQEALQVMKDLVLKREEEIKVLEAELETYREKYGHVKRVGSEVCEVDADDDYQELKSHSVSSFGERSECGSPRDMDQDGVNEFHIERPGKYGEGTVDESNLDFENERSYLQDLLTNLEKKIKIPPDVESHVLESNVIQDRGNENKVTLTREVSLIRERLRAVEAESGFLKHAARTLQRGGEGTKLLTEIAQHLRELRYPDTATGNADA, from the exons ATGGCTTCGCGATCTTTCAAGCGTTTGGTTGAACAGAAGATGGGAAGAGTTGGGGTTTTCTTCATATACGCTATTCTTGAATGGGCGATGATCATTATTCTTTTCATTGATGGTTTTCTTGCATTTTTCACCAATGAATTCGCCAAGTTCTTTGAATTGAAAGTTCCCTGCCTGCTATGCACGAGGATCGATCATATTTTCATTAAAAGGAACTCTAGTTTTTATTATAATGATTCCATTTGTGAAGTTCACAAAAAGGACATCTCTTCCCTTGCGTATTGTCATGTCCACAAGAAGCTTTCTGATATTAGGAACATGTGTGAAGGCTGCCTTCTCTCGTTTGCAACAGAGAAGGATTCTGATTGTGATAGGTATAAGTCATTAGTTGGGATTTTGCATAAAGACATTGATTGCTTTATGGATGGAGATGATCAGAGAGTTTCCATAAAATCAGTGAAGAATGAAGATGAAGTCATCAAAACTGGAACTGTTGTTGTCCTGAGGTGTTCTTGTTGTGGGGAGCCTCTGAAACTGAGGTCTAAATATACGCGGGACTTGTCTATAAATGAAAATATTTATTCACAAGCTCCTGCCCCGTCTCCTCGATCTCCCTTGACAACATGGAGAAATGAGGAATCGCGCAATCTAGAATTGCCTCATGTTCGGTACACAGAGCTGAAGTTTACCTCAGATAATGACTCCGACCTTCCAGATGATGAGGGTCACCAAAATGCAG CAGGTAGAGATGATATTAATGCAGCTACAGATCCTGAGGACATACATGATGAATCTTGCAAAACCCCAAATTCTGCAAGAAACAAAATCTTTGGGATCCCATTGTCAGACTCAGCTCAAGCCAGTCCTAAGTGGCCttataggcccaaaaaattggGTGGTGATAAGAGTGAATTCATTTCAGATGCTAATGACACGAGTGCAGCGAATGAGGCAGATGATGATATCTTGCATCGCTTGAAGAGGCAGGTTCGTCTGGACCGAAAGTCTCTCATGGAACTGTACATGGAATTGGATGAAGAAAGAAGTGCCTCTGCTGTTGCAGCAAACAATGCCATGGCCATGATCACGCGCTTGCAAGCAGAGAAGGCAGCTGTCCAAATGGAAGCTTTGCAATATCAGAGAATGATGGAAGAGCAGGCTGAATATGACCAAGAGGCCTTACAAGTCATGAAAGATCTTGTTTTAAAGAGGGAGGAGGAGATAAAGGTATTGGAAGCTGAACTTGAGACCTACAGGGAGAAATATGGACATGTCAAGAGAGTAGGTAGTGAGGTCTGTGAAGTCGATGCGGATGATGATTATCAAGAGTTGAAATCTCATTCTGTATCATCCTTCGGTGAAAGATCAGAATGTGGCAGTCCTCGTGATATGGATCAGGATGGAGTAAACGAGTTCCATATTGAACGTCCTGGGAAATATGGAGAGGGAACTGTTGATGAATCAAACCTTGATTTTGAGAATGAGAGATCTTATCTACAGGATTTGTTGACAAACCTTGAAAAGAAGATTAAAATACCTCCGGATGTTGAATCTCATGTGTTAGAATCAAATGTGATTCAAGACAGAG GGAATGAGAATAAGGTTACCCTTACAAGAGAAGTGTCTCTAATCAGAGAGAGATTGAGAGCTGTCGAAGCAGAAAGTGGCTTCTTAAAACACGCAGCCAGGACATTACAGAGGGGTGGAGAAGGAACCAAACTCTTGACTGAGATAGCTCAACATCTGCGGGAGCTTAGATACCCTGATACAGCAACAGGGAATGCAGATGCATGA